One genomic region from Lathamus discolor isolate bLatDis1 chromosome 9, bLatDis1.hap1, whole genome shotgun sequence encodes:
- the SNX12 gene encoding sorting nexin-12, whose amino-acid sequence MSEAAVADTRRLNAKPQDLTDAYGPPSNFLEIDIFNPQTVGMGRARYTSYELRMRTNLPIFKLKESCVRRRYSDFEWLKNELERDSKIVVPPLPGKALKRQLPFRGDEGIFEESFIEERRQGLEQFINKIAGHPLAQNERCLHMFLQEETIDRNYVPGKVRQ is encoded by the exons ATGTCGGAGGCGGCGGTGGCGGACACCCGGCGCCTCAACGCCAAGCCGCAGGACCTCACGGACGCGTACGGGCCGCCCAGCAACTTCCTCGAGATCGACATCTTCAACCCGCAGACCGTGGGCATGGGCCGCGCCAGATACACGAGCTACGAGCTGCGGATGCGG ACAAACCTCCCGATCTTCAAATTGAAAGAGTCGTGTGTGAGGAGACGGTACAGTGACTTTGAATGGCTGAAGAATGAGCTGGAACGAGACAGTAAG ATTGTAGTGCCACCACTGCCTGGAAAAGCTTTGAAACGACAGCTTCCCTTCCGGGGAGACGAAGGCATCTTTGAGGAGTCCTTCATTGAGGAGCGGAGACAGGGACTAGAACAGTTTATTAACAA AATTGCTGGGCACCCCCTGGCACAGAACGAGCGCTGCTTACACATGTTCCTGCAAGAGGAGACTATTGATAGGAACTACGTCCCAGGGAAAGTGCGCCAGTAG